AATGATTATTTTGAACTGGGGGACAAGAGTAAAGCGGTGGAGTACTACAAGAAAGCTCAAGCGAACAGTGAACAACTTGGTTACGATTCACTCTCCTTGTTGGTTCATTTGGCTTTCGCAAAGGTGCATTTGGCCGAAGGAGACTACGCCAAAGCCATTGTAGAAGCCGAAAGGGCCGACACGTTCGCAAGCAAAATGCCGGGTTACAGTGAGAGATGGAAGATATACGGTCCGCTAGGCAAAGCGTATCAAGCCATTGGAAAGTCTGGGCTGGCACGGGAGAATTACAAAAAGTCGATTTTGATAATTGAAGATAGCCTGCTTAAATTCGCCGGTGGCGAGTCGGAACAGGAACGTTTCTTTGCTGAGAGAATCCAGCCCTACTATTTAATGATCGAGCTGTTGAGGTCCCAGAATGAGCTCGTAGAAGCCTTCGATTACTCTGAACGATCCAAATCCAGGTCATTACTGGATATCTTGAGGAACGGTAGAGATGAGCTTAATAAACTGACTAGTATCAAAGAGAAGCAACGCGAACAAGCGTTGCGATCGGATCTTGTTACTCTTAATGCTCAAATCTCAATGGAAAGTGAGAAGAAACCGCAAGATTCGGTTCGTACGAGTGAACTCCGGAAAGGCCTAAATAATAAAAGGCTCGAATTCGAGAATTTTCAAGTCGCACTTTACGTCGCTCATCCGGAATTAAAGGTTCAGCGCGGCGAAATGGCTCCGATCTCACCCGTGGAAACAACCAAGTTACTATTGGATGATAAGAGTGCTTTGATCGAATACGCTGTCGCCGGGGACAAGACATTTCTTTTTATCATTACCAAGGACATCAGACAAAAGTCTGTTCTAGAAGCGAATACGATCGATGTCAAGAGTAAGAACCTCGCCACAAAGGTCGAGGCTTATCGATCAAAATTGGCGACTGGCGACCTTGATTTTCAGGCGTCGTCGCGGGAATTGTATGACCTTTTGCTTAAACCGGCGGCGGCACAGCTAGTCGGAAAGACTAATCTGATCATCGTCCCGGACGGGCCGTTGTGGGATCTGCCGTTTCAGGCTTTGCAGGATGGCAAGGGTAAATATCTGATCGAGCAGGCGGCCGTATCGTATGCGCCGAGCCTGACCGCACTACGTGAGATGCGTAAGAAGGCGATGGCGCGAAAGCCCTCGCCAGATACCGAACTGCTGGCATTTGGAAATCCGATCGTTGGCAACGAGACCAGAACCCGCGTACAACGTGTCTTTATGAGCGAAAAGCTCGAACCAATACCGGAGGCTGAACGCCTTGTAAATGAGTTGGGCAAGATGTACGGTCCAAAACGGAGCAAAGTCTTTACCGGTGCCGATGCTCGAGAGGAAGTCGCAAAAACCGAATCGCCCAAATATCGCATCGTTCAATTTGCGACGCACGGCATTCTCAACAATGTCTCGCCGATGTACTCACATCTCGTTTTCGCTCAAAATGACAAAAATCCGAATGAGGACGGCCTGCTCGAGGCTTGGGAACTAAAAGATCTCGATCTCAAAGCCGACATGGTCATACTTTCAGCATGCGACACGGCCCGTGGCAAAATCAGCAACGGTGAGGGAATGATCGGTATGACGTGGGCATCTTTTATCGCCGGTGCTCCGACGACTGTTGCGACTCAATGGAAGGTCGAGTCTTCGTCGACGACCGACCTGATGCTCGAATTTCATCGCGGCCTGCTGTCTAAACCTCGAATTTCAAAGGCCGAAGCGCTTCGCCGTGCATCGCTCAAACTAATGAAAATGCCAAAATACCGGCACCCGTCCTACTGGGCCGGTTTTGTCCTGGTCGGCGACGGCAGCTAACGGGCGGATCTCACTTTTTCCAGTAAACGGCGCGCGATCGGCGAGTCAGGATTTTTCTGAACCAGTATCTGAAATTCGCGTATCGCGTCGTCTAACAAACCAGATTCCGCATACAAGATGCCGAGCAACAGATGCGAGCGGCTGTTTTTGGCCCGTGCGGCAGCCAGACGGTTCGCGTTCGACGCGTCGAGAACTTTGAACTTTGCATCGGGCGCCGGACGCACCGGTGACTTCACTTCTTCGCCGTTTACGACCGCCGTGACCTGCCAGCGATAGACTGTGCCGCGTCGAAGCGGAACATTGACCGTCCATTCGGCACTTCGGACATCGGGGCTCGATACAACTTTGGTAAAGTTTTCGTTAAAAATCTCGACCCGATAGGTTTCAGCGTCTTTTATCCCTTTCCAACGGAATTTGGGCTGTGTAGTTTCGACGATAAGGCCGACCGGACCAACAAGAGCAAACGGCACGCCGCTATTGCCCGGTCCCATCAGAGTTCCCGAAGACTGCCCCAGCTTACGTACTTCCGGCGAGACCTCGATCGGGTTTCCGCTCATTGCGGCGGCGACCGTCCGCTCAAATCCCGTATCATCAAGTCCAGTGATCTTGCCCGCTGCGTCCATCTCGATCCGGCCATTACCGTCGTTCAGAACGACGACAGTTTTTGCCTTATCGGAAGCCATATTCTGTATATTTTCCGGTTCAACCGGCAGGTCTGAGTTCGGCGGCGGAGTAACAATATTGACATTTGTCTTCGGCGGACCGACCCGCGCCGTTTCGTCATCCGGTCTGCGGTTCGTGATGAACCACGCCAGGAGCAATACGCCGCCGATTAACATTGCGGCAGCGGGAATGGCGATAACGGGAATCCGAAATGCGCTGATACCATTCCGGACCTGCTCCCAGAATGTAAGTGTCGCAGTCGCTGCCATGGGCAGGGCAGCAAGCTCCTTTCTCAGCACAATGAGGTCGCTAACTTGTTCGTGACAAGTTGGACAGCTGACCAGATGATGGTCGGCGATCTCGCGTTCGACCTCATCCAGACGGCTTTCGACATAAGCCGTTCGCTGATCGAAACTCAAATGACCGTCGACCTCTGGATGCTCAAACGCATCCAGCAATGCCTTTTGGTTAACCGGAACGACGTCTGTGGCCGCCGACCGGCATTCCGGGCAGGTTATTATGTGATCATCAACTCGCAGTAGCTCATCCGGAGGCAGTGTCCGGTGAACATAGCCTTCGATCTCCGTATTAGATAGATGTTTCGACATCCTCATTTATCCTTAGATGAAAAATCGCACTCCAAATTGATTACGTTGCGAAAACTTAGCCTCACTTTAGCCGACGACGCAAACCAGCACGCGCCGATTGGCGTAGATTGATAACCTGTTGACGCGTTAGCCCCATGCGCTCGGCAATCGCGTGGTCATCGAGCGGCAATTCTGCCCATAACTTTGCGAAATCCTCTCGTTCATACTCCAGGGCGGCCGCGATCCCTCGTATAGACGTGATCCCAAGACGGGGAAGAAACGCTATCAGGTTATCGCCCTTCCCGTCAGTCAAATTCAGGAGCAGCGCCCGTCGATGCCGAACCGGCAGCGTACATATTTCGTCCCATAAACGCCGCAGCGAGACGCTCAGGTCGAGCCGTTCCTCAATGTTTACAGCTTTTCCGGGTAAATCGAAAAAACCTTGTTCAGTTTCGGATATGAGCTGAGCTTCCTTCAACCCGAGGAGGTCCCAAATTATCGAAACGGTCGCTTCCAGTTCGAGCGGAGCGGTTGTCTGCTTGAACAGCTCGTCTATCAACTGGACGATCTTATTATTGTCATCCAGACCGCTTGACGGGCCTGCGTCCCGGGTCAGAATTTCCCGCAAGGCTTCAATATCCGAGGCATTCGCAGATTTTCGTCCGCGCGTCTCCCACGCTGCCGGACCGCAGAGCCGGACGTCGCCGTCCTTCCAGATCGAATATTCCGGTCGTGTTGTAAGTATGTATCGGATCTTATTTCTGAGCCGCAGCCGATTAGGATACTTGTCGCGAAGGTACTGTCGGTACGCATTCAAAGCCGCCGTTCGCACATACGCTTCTAGGTTTCCCGTATGATCTTCGTCCGGTTTTGCCCTCATCCGCTGGAGCATTGGCAACAACGCGGCCTTGATATCACTCAGCAGATCGAGCCCAGCCTGATTGACATGACCATCGTCCTCGAAGCGCAGAGAAACCCGCAGTTTGCGGCGAAGTATGCCGGCCGCAATCGACTCGATCCCCTGACCATAAAGTTCCCCAAGGGCGCGATCCACATCCTCGTCCGGAGCGTGGACGAATTTAAGTAGAAGATCATCAAGCGATGTGGCCGGGTTGTCCGTCATCCTGATTGTTTGACGCCACTATATTACTTTAAGTCGGATAGTTTAAGAGCCAAAATGGTCAAAACTTTTTGAAAGGGTTCTCTTCAAATCTATTTACAGTGAGGATATCGTTGACGAGAACACTTTAGAGGATTCCATTGACATTTGAGCAGATCAAAAACTTTCGCTTCCAAATAGAGCTTCTTAAACGTGCGATTTCACGACGGCCGGCACTCCGTCATAACCACCCTCGCTGAAAAGTGAGTTGCAGATTGGGTAATCCAAGCGCAAGTCGGACAATTTGACCCGCAAACGATAAAGACACACAGCCATATCCGGAGGAAGGCTTTGGATGAATCGGTGGCAGCCCTTGAGCCAGCGATTATTACATCTATCCCGGCGACCGAAACTACTGTGGCAGATAGTCCTCTGATCGGTTATTCATGGCAAAGTCCGACAGGTTATGACACTGTCCACGACACAAACGCGAAACGGGCACCAAATCGGTGCCCGTAACTTGTTGATCAAATTGGCTCCGCAAGTAAGACTCGTGCCTTACAACCATTCGGTTAACAGCCCGGTGTGCACGGCGACATACGATAAAGTGTCGGGCCGACGATCGGAGGCACTCCCCGTTAGATCGCATCTGTTAACCGAGAACTTGAGCTCCTTCGGGGAATGCTCAACTATGCGATCCGAAATGAGTGGCTCATAAAGAATCCGTTCGCACGGACCGGAGGAGTAATTTCAAAGTCGGCGGAAGTAGAACGCGAACGTGTCCTGTCGTTTGACGAAAACCGCCGCATCGGCCTGGCCGGCGCGGTCACGATCAAATGAATGTTTGTGAAAAGCGGCCGGGGGTGATCACCTCGCCAGCTGGCGCATCAGGCGTGACTGGGCCGTTTGCCGAACATCATGAACTCCTCTATGCTTGTATTTCCGAGGATCGCCTGACGGAGTCCGGCATCCCAGAGAGTAAGCATTCCTTCTTCGATCGCAGTCTTCTCGATCTCTCTGACCGAGTACTTATTCAAAATGATATCCTGCAGCTTTGGAGTTACTTTCAGGCTCTCGCAGATCAGGATACGGTCGTAATATCCCGATCCGAAACACTTCGAGCACCCTCGCGGCTTATAAAAGGTAATTGAGCCCGGATATTCGAACGGGAGTCCCAGTCGTTCGAAAAGCTGTTCGTCGACCTTCAAGTGCCGCAGTAAACCGTCTGACGGGGAATATGCTTCTCGACAATCGAGGCAAAGTCGTCTGATGATTCTTTGGGCCTGAATCAGGAATATATACGTTGACAGGTCAAATTGCGAGATCCCCATGTTCCGAAGCCTATCAAACACGCTCGCCGCCGAGTGGACATGAATAGCCGAAAGGACCAGCGTCTTCTTCGACGCCGCCCGAAATGCGAGCCTCGTCGTTTCATGATCTTCGAGCTTGAGCTTGATAATATCGGGCTTCTGCTTGAGAAAGGTGTTTACCGCGACCGTATCGGTGTAACCGATCTCAAATTTGCAATCGACCTGATTTATTCCGGACATCGGATATTCGACCGGCCACTCGGCCGTCAATATGTTCTTTTTGCTGTCATTCAAGATATACAGGATCGAATTTTGTGTGGTCGTCTTTCCTGCATTTGTCGGACCCGCAAATACTATCAATCCGCCCTTTTTCCAAATTGCCTCCGTCAGTTGTTTCTCTGCGAACGGATCAAGTCCTAAGTTTTCAAACTTCTTGAACGGCGTTCCCAACCTAAAAATTCTTACAAAGCTCTGTTCCCCAAAAAGTGTGGGGTTGGTGGTGAGCCAGAGGTCCAGATCTTCATTCAAATGTGGAAAACTGAGGTGAATAATTCCGTCGCTTGGAATTGTCCTTTCCTCGACGTCCAGGTCACTCAATGTCTTTAATCGAGTATTTATCAGCTCGGTTACGGACTCGGACCCTTGATCGGACGCTCCGGCTTTCCGGTCAGATAACGTCAGGTAGTCAACAAGGTCCCGACCTTTGCGGTATCGAATTCGCATTCCGCCCTGAAAAGGATCGAAATGGACCTCCGAGAATTCTCGTTTCGCAAGCTTCTCAAATATCTCATCGAGCAAACGATCTGTATCGAGAATGGCTTCCGGTTCTCTGATCTCCTGATCCATAGCGTTCCCTTTAATATTGTCTAGCCCGAAACTGTGTTCCTACAAGATCACGATCGCGACCCAAATTCCGTTCGCAGCGAAGTGTCAGAGCCGATCCACCTGCCACAACCATAATTGGCCGCGCGATAGACCTGAGCGTTATGCGACGATCGGACTCACGCCGTGAGCGTCTGTGTAGGAAGCTCCCGTAGGGTCCCTGCACGCGCTCACCGATCACGGCAATTACAATAATATCACTTGGAAAGATAGAGAGCCGCAAAATTCGCAGCCAAAGTATCCGTACAGACATCGACGACGAGACTGTCGTCACCGCTGTCCGCAACACCACCTTATGGATAACCGCCCGCCGATATCCAGTGACGAGTGATCGGCAACGAGACACCACGGGGACTTGGGATGAG
This is a stretch of genomic DNA from Chloracidobacterium sp.. It encodes these proteins:
- a CDS encoding CHAT domain-containing protein, encoding MPATEEAAVKAAAISFLRSFENMDVDGTMSYVSKSSPYAKGNQRDFQEIFTQAEKIKIVEISFVYIKVLDVQVEVRFDVKFAATDRKTGGPYEVYTSARRLLKLVSENGKWQIYRHSSGEMDFARRLIAEKSPTVRDVMLSNEKEYLNKSLSGSFTNLGNSMPDNAPPEDLLEVFRLGLHVAELIGDKHEMAGAWNSIGWVLKHQNKNDLALDAYFRSLSLWEESGDLAGSQVVLQNLGIAYFQFGELKKSLDFYNRCVERSTSLKDEAMIASCLHGIGDTYLEKGDYILALTYANRSLEIGRKLGNPEQLSMALTSIGLNYQMLSRHSEALTSFEESLRLSESIGDRNRQINDLMNMGNSYKDLGDFSKSMAFYQKSLTLDGSDDESPYRNPGVSVNIAEVYLEQGNYEQAGSLFNIALSIFEKSGSKYGVAFSLSGLAKTYSAQKDFRKAIEFEEKALAMREQMGSNFDAIRSLVNLGNDYFELGDKSKAVEYYKKAQANSEQLGYDSLSLLVHLAFAKVHLAEGDYAKAIVEAERADTFASKMPGYSERWKIYGPLGKAYQAIGKSGLARENYKKSILIIEDSLLKFAGGESEQERFFAERIQPYYLMIELLRSQNELVEAFDYSERSKSRSLLDILRNGRDELNKLTSIKEKQREQALRSDLVTLNAQISMESEKKPQDSVRTSELRKGLNNKRLEFENFQVALYVAHPELKVQRGEMAPISPVETTKLLLDDKSALIEYAVAGDKTFLFIITKDIRQKSVLEANTIDVKSKNLATKVEAYRSKLATGDLDFQASSRELYDLLLKPAAAQLVGKTNLIIVPDGPLWDLPFQALQDGKGKYLIEQAAVSYAPSLTALREMRKKAMARKPSPDTELLAFGNPIVGNETRTRVQRVFMSEKLEPIPEAERLVNELGKMYGPKRSKVFTGADAREEVAKTESPKYRIVQFATHGILNNVSPMYSHLVFAQNDKNPNEDGLLEAWELKDLDLKADMVILSACDTARGKISNGEGMIGMTWASFIAGAPTTVATQWKVESSSTTDLMLEFHRGLLSKPRISKAEALRRASLKLMKMPKYRHPSYWAGFVLVGDGS
- a CDS encoding zf-HC2 domain-containing protein, producing the protein MSKHLSNTEIEGYVHRTLPPDELLRVDDHIITCPECRSAATDVVPVNQKALLDAFEHPEVDGHLSFDQRTAYVESRLDEVEREIADHHLVSCPTCHEQVSDLIVLRKELAALPMAATATLTFWEQVRNGISAFRIPVIAIPAAAMLIGGVLLLAWFITNRRPDDETARVGPPKTNVNIVTPPPNSDLPVEPENIQNMASDKAKTVVVLNDGNGRIEMDAAGKITGLDDTGFERTVAAAMSGNPIEVSPEVRKLGQSSGTLMGPGNSGVPFALVGPVGLIVETTQPKFRWKGIKDAETYRVEIFNENFTKVVSSPDVRSAEWTVNVPLRRGTVYRWQVTAVVNGEEVKSPVRPAPDAKFKVLDASNANRLAAARAKNSRSHLLLGILYAESGLLDDAIREFQILVQKNPDSPIARRLLEKVRSAR
- the tadA gene encoding Flp pilus assembly complex ATPase component TadA, whose translation is MDQEIREPEAILDTDRLLDEIFEKLAKREFSEVHFDPFQGGMRIRYRKGRDLVDYLTLSDRKAGASDQGSESVTELINTRLKTLSDLDVEERTIPSDGIIHLSFPHLNEDLDLWLTTNPTLFGEQSFVRIFRLGTPFKKFENLGLDPFAEKQLTEAIWKKGGLIVFAGPTNAGKTTTQNSILYILNDSKKNILTAEWPVEYPMSGINQVDCKFEIGYTDTVAVNTFLKQKPDIIKLKLEDHETTRLAFRAASKKTLVLSAIHVHSAASVFDRLRNMGISQFDLSTYIFLIQAQRIIRRLCLDCREAYSPSDGLLRHLKVDEQLFERLGLPFEYPGSITFYKPRGCSKCFGSGYYDRILICESLKVTPKLQDIILNKYSVREIEKTAIEEGMLTLWDAGLRQAILGNTSIEEFMMFGKRPSHA